Within Streptomyces antibioticus, the genomic segment AGTCCGGCGCCGGCTCGTCCGCCTCGAACGAGGACGCGAACTCCCGGTCGGCCTTCGCCGGTTTGCCCGGCAGTGCGACGGCGGCCCCCTGCGAGGCCACCGCCAAGGTGAAAGCAGCCGTGACGACGACGGCCGGACCCCATCCGTGCCGCGCTCTGTGCCGCATACGCCAGCACCCTCCCTGCGATCGTCTGGACAACGTTGTCAATACTCGACGCAAGGACCAGTAGTGGGTCAAGTGGCCAGCGATGTCAAGGGTGTTGACGGTGGCGTCCGGGGGGTATGTCGCGAATTTTCCGTCACGCCGCGCACAGCCGGTTCATAAGTCCGGACCAGGCCGGTTCATATGTCCGGCAGGTCTCAACTCGGAAAAGACCGATGACCAACCTTGCATTCGATCTTGCCCGGCTGGCGGGAAGTGGACTATACCTGTCGGCAATTCACGCGATCCGCACGACCCTGCTTGACCTGACCGCGGTGCCGGGGAGGATCCGGTTCACCGCCTGAGTCCTGGAGAAGGCGAGGACTTGAGCATGGGATCCACCTCCGAGAATGATCACTCCACGGGTGTCGGCCGCCGCGATCTGATCAGGCGGTCCGCCGCACTGGGCCTGTTGTCCGTCCCCACGATGAGTTTCCTGACCTCCTGTGCCAGCAGCGGTGGCGGCAGCGAGGACAAGGCCAAAGCGGGAAAGAAGACGGACAAGAACCCGCTCGCGGTCAATGAGACCGCCCAGATGGAATTCGTCCTCTTCGACGGCGGTTTCGGCAAGGAGTACGCCGAGGACGCCGTGAAGATCTACGAGAAGAACTTCCCCGGTGCCAAGGTGAAGTTCGCGGCCACCCAGAAGATCCAGTCCACGCTCCAGCCCCGCTTCAACCAGGGCACCCCGCCCGACCTCATCGACAACTCCGGTGCCGAGCAGATGGACATGGGCGTCCTGGTCGGCAAGAAGCAGCTCGCCGACCTCACCCCGCTGCTCGACGCCCCGTCCTACGACGACCCGGCCAAGAAGGTCCGCGACACCCTGCGCCCCGGCATCGTCGAGATGGGCCAGTTCGACGGCGACCCGGTGTGGATCCTGTACTACGCCTACACGGTGTACGGCGTCTGGTACTCGCAGAAGGCCCTCGACTCGCTCGACGCGACCTATCCCGAGACCTGGGACGAGATGCTCGCGGTCTGCGCCAAGGCCAAGAAGAAGGGCATCGCCGGCTGGACGTACGCGGGCAAGTACCCGTACTACCTCCCCTTCTCGCTCTACCCGATGATCGGCAAGGTCGGCGGGCGCGATGTCCTCGACGCCATCGACAACCTGGAGCCGAACGCCTGGAAGCACCCGGCCGTCAAGACCTGTTTCGAGGCGTACTACGAGCTGTACCAGAAGGGCTACGTCCTCAAGGGCACCCCCGGCCTGGACCACATCCAGTCGCAGACCGCCTGGGCGCAGGGCAAGGCCCTGTTCCTCCCCAACGGCTCCTGGGTGGAGAACGAGTCGGCGAACGTCATCCCGGCCGACTTCGACCTCGCGGTCTCCGCGCCCACCGGCATCGACTCCTCCGACAAGATGCCGTTCGGCACCATCTGGGCCTCCGGCGGCGAGCCGTTCGTCGTCCCGGCCAAGGCGAAGAACACCTCCGGCGGCATGGAACAGCTCCGCATCATGCTGAGCGAGGCGTCGTCGAGGAACTTCACCGCCAAGGTCAAGTCGCTCACCGCGTTCAACGGCGGCACCGACGGCATCACCCTCACCCCGGGTCTGAAGTCCGGTGTGGCCGCGCTGGACAAGGCCGGCGACAACGTGGTGAACCCGCGGCTCCAGGACTGGTACGTGCAGTTGCAGAAGGAGCAGATCGGCGTCGGCGGGCTCGGCGAGATGATGGCCGGCCGGCTCACTCCGGCGGAGGCCGTCAAGAAGATCCAGGGTTATGCCGACGCGGCTGCCAAGGACAGCTCGATCAAGCACTACAAGCACCAGTAACCGCATCAGCGACCGCATTCACGACGGCACCGGAGTGGCGATGCAACACGGCAAGTACCGGTTCATCGTGGGGTTTCTGGCCTTGCCCCTGGGACTGTACGCACTCTTCGTGGTCTGGCCGTTCATCCAGTCCATCTACTACTCGTTCACGGACTGGACCGGACTCAGCCCCGAATTCAAGATGGTCGGTCTCGACAATTACCGCAGGATGCTGGACGACCAGATTTTCTGGAAGTCCCTCCAGCACAGTCTGCTGTTCGCCCTCCTGGTGCCGGTCGTGACGATCGGGTTCGCCCTGTTCCTCTCCTTCATGATCAATGTGGGCGGCCGGCGCAGAAAGAGCGGTCCGGTCGTCTCCGGAGTGCGGGGATCGTCCTTCTACAAGATCGTGTATTTCTTCCCGCAGGTGCTCTCGATCGCCATCGTCGCGCTGCTGTTCGCCTTCGCGTACAACCCGGACAGCGGCGCGATCAACTCGTTCCTGCGGGGGGTGGGTCTCGACGGCGTCCAGCCGCTCTGGCTCGGCGACCCGGACCTCGCGCTGTGGTGCGTGATGGCGGTGCTCGTCTGGTCCACGGTCGGCTTCTTCGTCGTCCTGTTCTCGGCGGGCATGGCCTCGATCCCGGCCGACCTGTACGAGGCGGCGCTGCTGGACGGCGCGAACCGCTCCACCACGTTCTTCCGGATCACCCTGCCGCTGCTCTGGGACACCGTGCAGTCCGGCTGGGTCTACATGGGCATCCTGGCCCTGGGCGCCGAGTCGTTCGCGGTCGTGCAGATCATGACGACCGGTCCGGGCGGTCCCGACTACTCGACCACCGTGATGGTCCTGTACGTGTACCAGAGGGCGTTCCGGGACGGTCAGGCCGCCTACGCCACCACCATCGGCGTCGCGCTGCTCGTCGTGACGCTGGCCTTCGCCGCCGTCGTGATGCGGCTGGGGCGGCGCGAGCGGCTGGAGTACTGATGAAGACGACCGAACCCCCCGCGTCCCTGCCCGTCACCAAGATCGACCTGCCGGCCGGCGGCAAGCGGCCGCGGCGCGGGTCCGACGGCCGGGTCCTCAACGTCTTCTCGCACGGCGTCCTGGTGCTCTGGGCCGTGATGGTGGTCCTGCCGCTGCTGTGGGCGGTGATGACGTCCTTCAAGGACGACCGCTCCATCTTCGGTTCGCCCTGGTCGCTGCCGGACCGGCTGCACTTCGGCAACTGGTCGCGGGCCTGGACCCAGGCCAACATGAGCGACTACTTCCTGAACACCGTCCTGGTGGTGGGCGGCTCGCTGATCGGCACCCTGGTCCTCGGCTCGATGGCGGCCTACGTGCTGGCCCGGTTCGACTTCCCGGGCAACCGCTTCATCTACTACCTGTTCGTGGGCGGCATGAGCTTCCCGATCATGCTGGCGCTGGTCCCGCTGTTCTATGTGGTGAACAACATGGGCCTGCTCAACACGCTGCACGGGCTGATCCTGGTCTACATCGCGTACTCGCTGCCGTTCACGGTGTTCTTCCTCACGGCGTTCTTCCGCACGCTGCCGTCCTCGGTGGCGGAGGCGGCCTTCGTCGACGGCGCCTCGCACAGCCGGACGTTCTTCCAGATCATGCTGCCGATGGCCAAGCCGGGCCTGATCAGCGTGGGCATCTTCAACTTCCTGGGCCAGTGGAACCAGTACATGCTGCCGACGGTCCTGAACACCGACCCCGACAAGCGCGTCCTCACCCAGGGCCTGGTCCAGCTCGCGGTCAGCCAGGGCTACAAGGGCGACTGGTCGGGCCTGTTCGCGGGGCTGGTGATGGCGATGCTGCCGGTCCTCGGGGCGTACATCGTCTTCCAGCGGCAGGTGGTGCAGGGACTCACGGCGGGCGCGCTCAAGTAGACCCCGCGCCTTCACACGGCGTACATGGATCTCCGCCGCACGCGGTGTCCGTGTACGCCGCTTTTCATCGCTCCGCAGTCGGTTTCGCACCCGGCGTTCACGACCTGGAAGGGCTTTCCCGCAACACCCCGCAGCCACCCCCGCACACCCCGCGACGATACGGAGCGTCACCGGTGCCAGAAGTGTTCGACCGTGCGGAAACTGTTCAACCTCTTGACGGGAGGCAACCCGAACAGCTCAGCTTAGAGTTCACTAGTTGGACATGGACGGGGCCTCATCGAAGCGGTCCCGCGCGCAGGAGGTCGTCGTGGAGACTCCGGGGTCGCAGTCGTCGCTGCACCGAGCCAACCTGGAGCGGGTCGTACGTGCCGTGCGCCTGGCGGGGTCCCTCACCCAGGCGGAGATCGCCCGGACGACCGGTCTGTCGGCGGCGACCGTCTCCAACATCGTGCGGGAGCTGAAGGACGGCGGGACCGTCGAGGTCACGCCCACCTCCGCCGGCGGACGCCGGGCCCGCAGCGTATCGCTGAGCGGGGACGCCGGCATCGTCATCGGGGTGGACTTCGGCCATACCCATCTACGGGTCGCGGTGGGCAATCTGGCCCATCAGGTGCTCGCCGAGGAGTCCGAACCGCTGGACGTGGACGCCTCGTCCTCACAGGGCTTCGACCGGGCGGAACAACTGGTCAGCCGTCTGATCGAGGCCACCGGGGTGGACCGGACGAAGATCGCGGGGGTGGGCCTCGGCGTGCCGGGGCCGATCGATCTGGAGTCCGGCACGCTGGGCTCGTCGGCGATCCTGCCCGGCTGGATCGGCACCAGACCCGCCGAGGAGCTGCGGGGGCGCCTCGGAGTGCCGGTGCACGTGGACAACGACGCCAATCTGGGCGCCCTGGGCGAGATGGTCTGGGGCAGTGGCCGGGGCGTACGTGATCTTGCTTACATCAAGGTCGCGAGCGGTGTGGGGGCCGGTCTGGTGATCGAGGGGAAGATCTATCGCGGGCCTGGCGGCACTGCGGGAGAAATCGGGCATATTACACTCGATGAATCCGGCCCCGTCTGCCGCTGCGGAAACCGGGGCTGCCTGGAGACCTTCGCGGCCGCGCGCTATGTGCTGCCGCTCCTCCAGTCCAGTCACGGCACGGATCTGACGATGGAAGGCGTCGTGCGGCTGGCCCGGGACGGAGATCCGGGCTGCCGTCGGGTGATCGCCGACGTCGGCCGTCACATCGGCAGTGGAGTCGCCAATCTCTGCAACCTGTTGAACCCGAGCCGAGTGGTCCTGGGCGGCGATCTCGCCGAGGCCGGTGAGCTGGTGCTCGGCCCGATCAGAGAGTCCGTCGGCCGCTATGCGATCCCCAGTGCGGCGCGTCAGCTTT encodes:
- the ngcE gene encoding N-acetylglucosamine/diacetylchitobiose ABC transporter substrate-binding protein codes for the protein MGSTSENDHSTGVGRRDLIRRSAALGLLSVPTMSFLTSCASSGGGSEDKAKAGKKTDKNPLAVNETAQMEFVLFDGGFGKEYAEDAVKIYEKNFPGAKVKFAATQKIQSTLQPRFNQGTPPDLIDNSGAEQMDMGVLVGKKQLADLTPLLDAPSYDDPAKKVRDTLRPGIVEMGQFDGDPVWILYYAYTVYGVWYSQKALDSLDATYPETWDEMLAVCAKAKKKGIAGWTYAGKYPYYLPFSLYPMIGKVGGRDVLDAIDNLEPNAWKHPAVKTCFEAYYELYQKGYVLKGTPGLDHIQSQTAWAQGKALFLPNGSWVENESANVIPADFDLAVSAPTGIDSSDKMPFGTIWASGGEPFVVPAKAKNTSGGMEQLRIMLSEASSRNFTAKVKSLTAFNGGTDGITLTPGLKSGVAALDKAGDNVVNPRLQDWYVQLQKEQIGVGGLGEMMAGRLTPAEAVKKIQGYADAAAKDSSIKHYKHQ
- a CDS encoding carbohydrate ABC transporter permease — protein: MQHGKYRFIVGFLALPLGLYALFVVWPFIQSIYYSFTDWTGLSPEFKMVGLDNYRRMLDDQIFWKSLQHSLLFALLVPVVTIGFALFLSFMINVGGRRRKSGPVVSGVRGSSFYKIVYFFPQVLSIAIVALLFAFAYNPDSGAINSFLRGVGLDGVQPLWLGDPDLALWCVMAVLVWSTVGFFVVLFSAGMASIPADLYEAALLDGANRSTTFFRITLPLLWDTVQSGWVYMGILALGAESFAVVQIMTTGPGGPDYSTTVMVLYVYQRAFRDGQAAYATTIGVALLVVTLAFAAVVMRLGRRERLEY
- a CDS encoding carbohydrate ABC transporter permease → MKTTEPPASLPVTKIDLPAGGKRPRRGSDGRVLNVFSHGVLVLWAVMVVLPLLWAVMTSFKDDRSIFGSPWSLPDRLHFGNWSRAWTQANMSDYFLNTVLVVGGSLIGTLVLGSMAAYVLARFDFPGNRFIYYLFVGGMSFPIMLALVPLFYVVNNMGLLNTLHGLILVYIAYSLPFTVFFLTAFFRTLPSSVAEAAFVDGASHSRTFFQIMLPMAKPGLISVGIFNFLGQWNQYMLPTVLNTDPDKRVLTQGLVQLAVSQGYKGDWSGLFAGLVMAMLPVLGAYIVFQRQVVQGLTAGALK
- a CDS encoding ROK family transcriptional regulator encodes the protein METPGSQSSLHRANLERVVRAVRLAGSLTQAEIARTTGLSAATVSNIVRELKDGGTVEVTPTSAGGRRARSVSLSGDAGIVIGVDFGHTHLRVAVGNLAHQVLAEESEPLDVDASSSQGFDRAEQLVSRLIEATGVDRTKIAGVGLGVPGPIDLESGTLGSSAILPGWIGTRPAEELRGRLGVPVHVDNDANLGALGEMVWGSGRGVRDLAYIKVASGVGAGLVIEGKIYRGPGGTAGEIGHITLDESGPVCRCGNRGCLETFAAARYVLPLLQSSHGTDLTMEGVVRLARDGDPGCRRVIADVGRHIGSGVANLCNLLNPSRVVLGGDLAEAGELVLGPIRESVGRYAIPSAARQLSVLPGALGGRAEVLGALALALSEMGDSTLLDGSLSTATPAFT